GCTCGGGGCGTTTCGAGAAAACAGGGTGGTCCAGAAATAAGACAGTAATTCCGGGCAGGTAATCCGATTTCAGAATGTTTATCCGGTGTCCGGCCCCATCAATGCTGCAATCTACAGTAAGACCGGAATTCTTTATAGCATACAGCTTGAGGTCGATCTTCTGGTAGCCCGGCATGATCACAGTGCACTGGTGCCCCAGCCGGGCCAGGGCCTGGGGAAGGTCTCCGGCCACATCGGCCAGGCCGCCGGTTTTGGCGAAGGGATGGACCTCGGAGGATACAGTAATTATATGGAACTGCCGGCGGCTCAAACTATATCCACCTCCCGCAGAAACTGGGCGTATTCCTCGGGCGGGGTGGGGTTGAGGTAAAACCCGGTTCCCCGCTCAAATCCGGCCACTCTAGTAAGACGGGGCATTATTTCCATGTGCCAGTGAAAGTGGGGCAGACCGGACAACTGGCAGGGGTCGGTATGGATCACCAGGTTGAAGGGCGGATTATTGACCGAGGCTTTGATGCGGAGCAGGGTCTCCTTCAATATCGGGGCCAGCAGGGCCAGATCAGCCATGGCAATGTTTTCGAAATTGGATTCGTGTTTTTTGGGGAGCAGCCAGCATTCAAAGGGAAAGCGGGCGGCAAAGGGGGCGATGGAAATGAAATTTTCGTTTTCCAGCACCAGCCGGCGGCGGTCCTCGGTCTCCTGCTTGACTATGTCGCAGAAAACGCAGCGTTCTTTGTAGCGGTAGTATTCCTGGGCCCCGGCCAGCTCCTCGTTGATGGTCTTGGGAACGATGGGCGTGGCGATAAGCTGGCTGTGGCTGTGTTCCAGCGAAGCCCCGGCCCGGTATCCCTGGTTCTTGAATATCATCAGGTATTTTAAGCGGGTATCCCGTTTCAGGTCCTGCATCCGGGAAACATAGGCGGCCAGAATATTCTGAAGGTGGGGGATGTCCAAGTCGGACAACAGCCGGTTGTGCTCCGGCATCTCCACTATTATTTCGTGGGCCCCGATGCCGGACATTTTGTCGTAAAGCCCTTCGCCGGATTTCTCCAGTTCTCCTTCCACCCTTAGGGCCGGGTATTTGTTGGCTATTACCCTCAACTGCCAGCCGGGAGAGTTGGGGGCCGTGTCCGGCGGCCTGACGGCCAGGATCTCGGGCGTGGTCAGATGCTCCTGGCCGTAGCAAAAGGGACAGGAGCCGCGGGTCGTCGCCGGAATGGGGATGTCATAATCCACCGGACGTTTGCCCCGTTCGGTGGAGATTATTACCCAACG
The nucleotide sequence above comes from candidate division TA06 bacterium. Encoded proteins:
- the galT gene encoding galactose-1-phosphate uridylyltransferase, with protein sequence MPELRKDPIIGRWVIISTERGKRPVDYDIPIPATTRGSCPFCYGQEHLTTPEILAVRPPDTAPNSPGWQLRVIANKYPALRVEGELEKSGEGLYDKMSGIGAHEIIVEMPEHNRLLSDLDIPHLQNILAAYVSRMQDLKRDTRLKYLMIFKNQGYRAGASLEHSHSQLIATPIVPKTINEELAGAQEYYRYKERCVFCDIVKQETEDRRRLVLENENFISIAPFAARFPFECWLLPKKHESNFENIAMADLALLAPILKETLLRIKASVNNPPFNLVIHTDPCQLSGLPHFHWHMEIMPRLTRVAGFERGTGFYLNPTPPEEYAQFLREVDIV